One genomic region from Epinephelus moara isolate mb chromosome 8, YSFRI_EMoa_1.0, whole genome shotgun sequence encodes:
- the sdf2l1 gene encoding stromal cell-derived factor 2-like protein 1, with the protein MEIIQALHVFVRSLLFLLLWSNCEGRESDLNHVTCGSLVKLLNTRHNVRLHSHDVKYGSGSGQQSVTGVENADDANSYWQIRGKPNRPCQRGAAIKCGQAIRITHMKTGRNLHTHHFSSPLSNNQEVSAFGENGEGDDLDVWTVQCDGVHWERDEAVRFKHVGTDVFLSVTGEQYGHPIRGQREVHGMSTPNQHNWWRSMEGVFLQPSQMPLRHDEL; encoded by the exons ATGGAGATAATTCAAGCTCTTCACGTTTTTGTCAGATCgctgctgtttctgctgctgtggtcaAACTGTGAAGGAAGAGAGTCGGACCTCAACCACGTTACCTGCGGCTCACTGGTCAAACTGCTCAACACCAGACACAATGTCCGCCTGCATTCCCATGATGTCAAATACGGCTCAG gcagtGGACAGCAGTCTGTAACTGGAGTGGAGAACGCAGATGATGCCAACAGTTATTGGCAGATTCGTGGGAAGCCTAACCGTCCGTGTCAGCGCGGTGCAGCTATCAAGTGTGGTCAGGCCATCCGCATCACACACATGAAGACCGGTCGAAACCTCCACACACACCACTTCAGCTCACCCCTGTCTAATAACCAG GAGGTTAGCGCCTTTGGAGAGAATGGCGAGGGTGACGACCTGGACGTTTGGACGGTGCAGTGTGACGGTGTTCACTGGGAGCGCGACGAGGCAGTGCGCTTCAAACACGTGGGCACCGATGTCTTCCTGAGCGTGACAGGCGAGCAGTATGGCCATCCCATCCGCGGCCAGCGGGAGGTGCACGGCATGAGCACTCCAAACCAGCACAACTGGTGGCGCTCCATGGAGGGCGTGTTCCTTCAGCCCAGCCAGATGCCGCTGCGCCACGATGAGCTCTGA